From a region of the Cherax quadricarinatus isolate ZL_2023a chromosome 75, ASM3850222v1, whole genome shotgun sequence genome:
- the LOC128691889 gene encoding mucin-17: MRTTGIRSVPSPAPRSQVAAGSQPLPLPRTKFNITTSPTDTPPFPSSPTIQGIPVNNTKNTSVSSEIEPENSVLEQNETNKTLQSKDGDGEESIISSPSKFQSELTRASLHRKPVRKAPPKPPRTFSHQVTLAQESAERDRMSGFLNYKVPEQLIAPKPAPIPSRPKLIDILYRPSPSQKAASDSKANRRFISNTDWKKTQITVSEAAPGKMATSLVVGSLPSRGDQVSNVTFQATSRKTLPRQSNASESGRGSVVTQSFSRHDVGARRSINKISNTRGVPFPPPAMPPPGVPSSAPRPCVQTMGYSRPEIPTRPTAAQLAPYLGNKKANWPRDRVPGSLGIPSRSQTTASSSVRVVDQDPVCTPADFEDNCKEVFKCIRAAKEHIGHGRHIQAVSQYQAALTAIDRVLKAQVLSITSDEHTRQRFFQLQQEVFVARKETLNGFSDAQAAVKPTPGLSTDTPAPGAPPTYDDVLREDQTRSRDKVSGVPARQPLQQHGSARVSYHDGSPNIPCHLGSSAVPRSSQLEQGRPRRSAKPHTVALASGPPLSMPQPPRVTRVKSSSLRARPDDVVLVDTSGEPPSGTPLSAPVNFTLRPLVPTKVSPPRSKSYHRTQEQPIPVALDKHTEKIATYAKSSQPNKASSLKTSQPNEASYSKFSQPNEAPCPKSSQPDDNASYPTSSHTSTETQVRKPRTSSTVNETPIIDPVFSPPFDEALFRQAQALEKFEEQRKREVPAVAVKAATTEPSVTGSLGDRGLVSESSNRRTDSSKDDGINTSPSGVGSVVCAENNLGSETSPPSASTNSTFINDPFMNIDPFPPVDPNTVITDPVFTEDIQSSSPLVFSDGPPLNLGIDSDKDSVNKRNSTKMAVKPLVVAGGVKPSGNAASPVDIGQAGAASLDLPHDTEDNTSYDEERNSILEALDFAITPTKNHKKVSPQNSKVSIRSRCYSEYMLLDCSYGTLNTYIEASKEVCAKRASIIEEFDPLMSHSQETKSPIVFSDDNVNNENAVETRVEENKVNNIDFEQLKTVNKPRNNGKLEDLNKKTQQKKEESEVLFPRVFNEEGAVGVSADLHDGAVGVSADLHDGAVGVSADLHDGKGAEGIPDNLYNSEEPTPSYFNNADTKTSVSSSTGSCTSWPSDFTKNSSWPSSPVTPPSEVEMGSQWYSDEEEPKVLPTKDVGRSTFHRLSTHQDGDDRAETMGGIRSLGGFRDLLRIREGVKIFFIHTDGVVTSPWNKPFLAASKDTNMIWRVGEGVVLRVGKKLWSCNLHSKTTLVLRSSGIYIFKEVPGKLECKAVGIKVPARVRKAQHELLGHILRENTRIEDERPSGITNAIAKGASSAASQLKKYAEEKSRTTNTAFVRQNSLRALRGVSRHLNNLAGLTGGNMTELPAEYKDLQEAADILRFSRTAKTVQYI, translated from the exons ATGAGAACTACTGGCATCCGGTCTGTACCCAGCCCAGCGCCCCGCTCCCAGGTGGCCGCTGGGAGCCAACCTCTGCCCCTGCCCAGGACGAAGTTCAACATCACTACTTCTCCCACGGACACACCACCATTCCCGTCATCCCCCACCATCCAGGGCATCCCTGTGAACAACACTAAAAATACGAGTGTATCATCTGAGATCGAACCTGAAAACTCTGTGCTGGAACAAAATGAAACTAATAAGACATTACAGTCAAAAGATGGGGACGGTGAGGAGTCTATAATAAGTTCGCCAAGTAAGTTTCAGTCGGAATTAACTCGTGCATCACTACACAGAAAACCAGTTAGGAAGGCTCCCCCAAAACCACCTAGAACCTTTAGTCACCAAGTGACTCTTGCACAGGAGTCTGCAGAGCGCGATAGAATGTCTGGGTTTTTAAATTATAAGGTTCCAGAGCAGCTAATTGCTCCCAAACCTGCTCCCATCCCGTCCCGACCAAAGCTTATAGATATTCTATATAGGCCAAGCCCTTCTCAGAAGGCGGCCTCTGATTCAAAGGCTAATCGTCGTTTTATTTCTAATACAGACTGGAAAAAGACTCAGATAACAGTGAGTGAAGCTGCCCCAGGCAAGATGGCCACATCATTGGTTGTAGGCTCTTTGCCGTCAAGAGGTGATCAAGTGTCTAATGTCACATTTCAGGCGACATCTAGGAAGACACTACCACGACAGTCAAATGCCTCAGAAAGTGgcagaggcagtgttgttacacagTCATTCAGCCGACACGATGTTGGTGCTAGACGCTCTATAAACAAGATATCCAACACTCGAGGTGTCCCTTTTCCTCCACCTGCTATGCCACCACCAGGTGTTCCCTCATCTGCACCGCGACCATGTGTTCAGACAATGGGTTACTCACGTCCAGAAATACCCACACGTCCAACTGCTGCCCAATTAGCTCCGTATCTGGGGAATAAGAAAGCTAACTGGCCACGAGACAGAGTGCCTGGGTCCTTGGGGATTCCTTCAAGGTCTCAGACAACCGCTTCTTCCAGCGTCAGGGTTGTCGACCAGGACCCCGTGTGCACGCCTGCAGATTTCGAGGACAATTGTAAAGAAGTCTTCAAGTGTATCAGGGCAGCAAAGGAACATATTGGTCATGGACGACATATCCAG GCAGTCAGTCAGTATCAGGCGGCGCTGACAGCGATAGACCGAGTGCTGAAGGCGCAGGTGCTGAGCATTACCAGTGATGAACACACCAGACAGAGGTTCTTCCAGCTGCAGCAGGAGGTCTTCGTCGCCAG AAAAGAGACGCTGAACGGGTTCAGTGATGCCCAGGCGGCGGTGAAGCCGACTCCGGGCCTCTCCACGGACACTCCGGCTCCGGGAGCACCACCCACTTACGATGATGTTCTTAGGGAGGACCAGACGCGCTCACGAG ataaagTATCAGGGGTACCAGCAAGACAGCCTCTACAGCAGCATGGATCAGCAAGAGTGTCGTACCATGATGGGTCTCCAAACATACCGTGCCATCTTGGGTCTTCGGCCGTGCCTCGGTCTTCACAGTTGGAGCAAGGTAGACCTAGACGAAGTGCCAAGCCTCACACTGTTGCCTTGGCGTCTGGGCCGCCATTATCGATGCCCCAGCCGCCCCGGGTAACACGCGTGAAATCGTCTTCACTTCGCGCACGCCCGGATGATGTGGTACTGGTGGACACCTCTGGTGAACCACCCTCCGGCACGCCACTCTCAGCTCCTGTCAACTTCACCCTCCGGCCGCTCGTTCCCACCAAAGTATCGCCTCCAAGGTCAAAGTCCTATCATCGTACCCAAGAACAGCCTATTCCAGTAGCCCTTGATAAACACACAGAAAAAATAGCCACGTATGCAAAGTCCTCTCAACCAAACAAAGCCTCTTCTCTGAAGACCTCTCAACCAAACGAAGCCTCTTACTCAAAGTTCTCTCAACCAAATGAAGCCCCTTGTCCAAAGTCTTCCCAACCAGATGATAATGCCTCTTATCCAACGTCCTCTCACACTTCCACTGAAACACAAGTTCGCAAACCAAGAACTTCCAGCACAGTGAACGAAACTCCAATCATTGACCCAGTTTTTTCCCCGCCGTTTGACGAAGCTCTGTTTCGCCAGGCACAAGCCTTAGAGAAATTTGAAGAGCAGCGGAAAAGGGAAGTACCAGCCGTGGCTGTGAAAGCTGCAACAACAGAGCCTTCAGTCACGGGGTCATTAGGAGACCGTGGTTTGGTTAGTGAATCAAGCAATCGCCGGACCGATTCCAGTAAAGATGACGGAATCAATACCTCACCTTCAGGTGTTGGATCTGTCGTCTGCGCTGAAAATAATCTAGGCTCTGAAACATCACCACCATCTGCCTCTACTAACTCTACTTTTATTAATGACCCGTTTATGAATATAGATCCATTTCCCCCAGTGGATCCGAATACAGTAATAACTGACCCTGTTTTTACGGAGGATATCCAGTCTTCTTCCCCGCTGGTCTTCAGTGATGGTCCTCCTCTAAATCTGGggatagacagtgataaagactCAGTGAATAAAAGAAATTCTACTAAAATGGCTGTGAAACCGCTGGTAGTAGCAGGTGGTGTAAAGCCGTCAGGCAACGCTGCCTCTCCGGTTGATATTGGGCAAGCTGGTGCTGCTTCTCTAGATTTACCACACGACACTGAAGACAATACATCATATGATGAAGAAAGAAATTCCATACTCGAGGCTCTAGATTTTGCTATCACTCCAACTAAAAATCATAAAAAAGTGTCACCTCAAAACTCAAAGGTATCAATCCGTTCACGATGTTATTCTGAATATATGTTACTGGATTGTTCTTATGGAACTCTGAACACTTACATCGAGGCTTCTAAAGAAGTTTGTGCCAAGCGAGCATCAATTATAGAAGAATTTGATCCACTTATGTCTCACTCACAAGAAACCAAGAGTCCTATTGTGTTTTCCGATgacaatgtaaacaatgaaaatgCAGTTGAAACTCGTGTAGAGGAAAATAAAGTAAACAATATTGACTTTGAGCAGCTAAAAACAGTAAACAAGCCCAGAAATAATGGCAAATTAGAAGATTTGAATAAAAAGACTcaacagaagaaagaagaaagtgaGGTGCTCTTTCCTCGGGTATTCAACGAGGAAGGAGCAGTAGGAGTCTCTGCAGACTTACATGATGGAGCAGTAGGAGTCTCTGCAGACTTACATGATGGAGCAGTAGGAGTCTCTGCAGACTTACATGATGGTAAAGGTGCTGAAGGCATTCCTGATAACCTCTACAACAGTGAGGAGCCAACACCATCATATTTTAACAACGCGGATACCAAAACATCCGTCTCCTCTTCCACGGGTTCCTGTACATCATGGCCATCAGATTTCACCAAGAACTCGTCGTGGCCGTCTTCGCCGGTTACCCCGCCGTCAGAAGTGGAAATGGGGTCGCAATGGTATTCCGATGAGGAGGAACCCAAGGTACTGCCAACAAAAGACGTGGGCCGCTCAACCTTCCATCGGCTCTCTACACATCAG GATGGTGATGATCGGGCGGAGACCATGGGCGGCATAAGGAGTTTGGGCGGCTTCAGAGACCTGTTAAGGATTCGTGAGGGAGTGAAAATCTTCTTCATCCATACTGATGGGGTCGTCACCTCGCCCTGGAACAAACCATTCCTAGCTGCTTCCAAAG ACACCAACATGATCTGGCGTGTGGGGGAAGGTGTGGTGCTGAGGGTAGGCAAGAAACTCTGGTCCTGCAATTTACACAGCAAAACTACCTTGGTGCTACGATCTTCTGGTATCTATATCTTCAAAGAAGTTCCTGGCAAGCTTGAGT GCAAGGCTGTAGGGATCAAAGTACCAGCCAGGGTGAGGAAAGCACAGCATGAGCTGCTGGGTCATATTCTGCGAGAGAACACACGTATTGAGGACGAGAGGCCCTCTGGTATCACCAACG CTATCGCTAAAGGAGCCTCATCTGCAGCTTCTCAACTCAAAAAATATGCTGAAGAAAAATCAAGAACTACCAACACGGCTTTTGTGAGGCAGAACTCACTCAGGGCAT TGAGAGGAGTGTCTAGGCATCTCAACAACCTTGCAGGGCTGACAGGAGGCAACATGACA GAGCTGCCAGCAGAGTACAAAGATCTTCAAGAAGCTGCAGATATTCTGCGTTTCTCTCGTACTGCTAAAACTGTCCAGTACATCTAA